CTTGTTTCATGCCAACATGCCACCTCGTTTATGGCCGGACACACTCGCCACTGCATCACTACTTCTTAACCTTAGACCCAGCCGTCCATGGTGGAACtacgcacctcaccatcttctctatGGTACGCCCTCGTCTTATGATGACTTGCGTATttttgggtgcctttgctatcccaCCACTGCTGATACTGCTTCTCACAAGCTTGCACCTCGATccatcgcttgcatcttcatcggctacccctctAACTCCAAGGGATATAGGTTCTATATgatcccgtctcccaccgtgtgttcacctcccgacacgtttactttgatgagcttGTGTTTCCGTTTCAACAGGTACCCCCGGTTGTTCCTTCCGCCACCAGTGATgcgggctcctcgacgcctctcCTAGGACCCTCACGCACCTCTCTTGGCCCGccccctggctttgaggcgcgcccCCCACATGTGGCGCCTCCTACAGTCGCGGCGCAGGCGCCCCCAACGTTGGCACCCGCGGCCCTCGTGGCCCCCTAGGTGCCCGTGGCCCCCCGGCGCCCCCGGCGTCCCCAGCCTCCTCAGCGTCCTCGGCCCCCCTGGCGCCTATGGTCGGTCCGGTCTCCCGCGCTCGTACGGGcgtttttcgcccgagctcgcgctacgcctcggatgactacgtccatgcggcgCCCCCCTCTGAGTCGTCGCCTTTGCCGTCCTCCGTTCGAGCCGTTCTTCATGACCTGCTCTGGATGGCTGCGATACAAGAGGAGTTTGACGTCGTGTTGCgcaaccggacgtggcagcttgttccccgtccccggcacgccaacgtgattactaggaagtgggtctttaaacacaagctTCGTCCTGATAGTACCCTTGATCATTATAAAGCGCGTTGGGTCGTTCGTAGCTTCCGACAGCATGCTagcatcgacttcaccgacaccttcgctccgaTCGTCAAGCCTGGCACGATACGCATGGTTCTCCACCTTGTtgtctcccgtgcttggccggtgcaccagatggacgtctccaacgccttcctccatggtcacctcgagcAGCGGGTCTTCTGCCAGCAACCCATCGGGTTTGTTGACCCGGCGCTTCCAGACCACGTGTGCttgctttcgcggtccttgtacggactcaagcaggctctgcgcacttggtaccagcgcatcgcggcgTTTCTCCATCAGCTTGGGTTCCACTCTATCCGCTCGGACGCCTCActcttcgtctatcatcagggctctgacacggcctacttgctgctctatgtcaatgacatcatcctgacggcatgtacggctggtctcctcagtcagctcacggctcgtctttgcgctgagttcgccatccaggacttgggtcctttgcactacttcctcggtgtcgaggtggtgcgccgtccagatggcttcttccttcatcagtggaagtacgctcacgagctcctggagcgtgccggcatgcttaactgcaaacccgccgctacgcctgttgatatgaaggccaagctttctgccacaGATGGTTCTCCTCCTTCGGATGCTACTTTCTGtcggtctatcgttggtgctctccagtacctcactctgactcgaccggagatccagcataccgtgcagcaggtgtgtcttcatatgcatgctcctcaaGACGTTCACTGGGCTGTCATCAAGCGAATTCTCcgctatatctgtggcactatCGATCTTGGCGTCATGCTTCACGCCTCCaccgacaccgccctcaccgcctactccaatgcagactgggcgggctgccctgacactcgttgctccacttcgggctattgtgtctaccttggacgCTCACTTATCttgtggtcgtccaagcggcagcctacggtctctcgctctagtgctgaggctgagtatcgtgcggtggccaacgccatcgccgagtgttcgtggcttcgccagctgcttcaggagctctcttgccctGTTAACCGTGCCatggtggtctactgcgacaatgacTCAGCGGTCTAtctctccgctaacccggtgcatcatcgacggaccaagcatattgagttggatattcattttgttcgggaacaggtggcccttggTTATATTCATGTTTTGCACGTctctacttcccaacaatttgtcGATATcaatgaccaagggcttgcctacggcatcatttgaggagttccggtccagtctttgcgtcaacCGCGGTGCCGCCTcgactccgggggggggggggggggggggggttgttgagTATATGCGtcttccttgtatagttgaggtccgtaGCTCAtatttgtacatcatatatacgtgcctacaCGCACGAAGAGCAATACATCATGCAATTCACATATTCTATAGTATCTTTATATGAATAGTTTGCCGTTAGATCTTTCATGTGTGAGGAGTGTTCATGTGTATGCATGATTACCATCCATATCCATGCATGGCTCGGAACATGTTCTTTGCTTATGCGAGTACCCTTGCCAGCTATCTATTCATGGACCACTGCTTTGCTCTGGTTCTCATTTGGGGAGAAGCGTCGATGGAAGATGGCATACTATCCTACGCGGCTGTTCCATTTCCACCAGCATGCAAGATATCTGAAGGCTAAAATGCCAAAAGTTGACGACTACAAGGGCTGTCACCTCGCAGCCTCACAGGGATGGTTAGCCCGGCCGTGCTGGGTGGTAGGAGACGCTTTCGCgcaggacgagacttgcctgcaCTCCCCGTGTGTGCCCATCCGTGCTTCCgtgtacgtggcttgatttgattgaaaCAAAATAAGACTCGGCCCATCCCCTTAAAATTAGGAGGGAGATGATTAAAttagaaagagaaaaggaaaaaagacagccgtaggatgaagtggaaGCATGGATTGAagcatggggagggagcaggcaagccggatcctttCGCGCATCCTACATGATTGCATTTGCATTAAAGTTTGTTTAATTGCACCACACGGAAAGTGAAGAATTCTTTTCAAGATGTGGTgtggatatactccctccgttcggaattacttgtcataaaaatgaataaaaatgaatgtatctacaactaaaatacatctagatacattcatttcttagacgagtaattccgaacggagggagtaaaatttaGTGCTATGAAATCCGCAGGAGGAAAAGAAAATCCGTATAGCCTATTAATAAAACAACAAATTTAGAAAATATATCAAAGACTCCGGCTCTCCAAAATACATCCGAAAATCCTTTGAAAAGAGACTTTGATGTTTCCCGTAAAACTGCGTCGGTGCTATGCTTTCCCTAGGACAGCTCGTTCGCCTGGCGCGACCGCCGCGGACATCGTCGTGCGCGAGGACATTTGCGACACGGCACGGGCGCTCCGCGGACGCTAGCCCTGGGCGCCGTAGAGCACCGGCGCATCACGGCTGAGTGGACTTGAAACCGTACTTTTCTTGTGGGTGCAGTATTTCCCTGTGTGGCCTGAAGCGCCTCACAGGAATATAAATTATCCTGACGGACAAACTTCAGAGCGTATGAGGTGAACAGTGCTGGCGAGTGACGACCCATGACTCGACTCGATGCGGCTCTACTACAAGACGATGCAGGCGCGAGCTCTCATCATGTCGATGACCGCGTGCCTCTCGATGCCCGAAGGCTTGCGTGCGTGTGGACTGTCGCCGCCGGTGTGGGCAGCGCCATGGACCCATTGTGCTCCTCAACGACATGGACGGCGATGCAAGGAGTTGTCTCTACCTCCGGCCTTGCGCACGGGCTACACATAACTACGGAACGGTTTAGTAAAGGTTCAGAGGTCACATTCCCAGAAGCTGCAGTAAAATAGCACCACAAACTTCTCGTATCTTTGGCACTTGAAAAGCCACAATCCAGAAGCGGTAAAACAATACCATTATCCCCATGTCTCATCTCTCCCACACACTTCCAATCTCTTCTTGGATAATAGAAATGAGAAAAAAAAAGGGCCAGCTACAAGGCCTTAAATCACACTCAcaaccaacagaccttaaacacaCTCACAAGTCACAACCAAGAGAACAACGAAAGGAACTGAAATCCACACCTAAGCATGCATATCAGTGTGTGCATGAATAAGCAGAGCAAACTTAAACACCAGTGGCTGAAGCACTTGCAGCGGTGTCGCCAGGTCTGTCGATGATCCCGATGTGGGTGAGCAAGCCCCAGAGGAGCGTGATCAGCTCGCCGCCCCGGTCGATGGCCTGCAGGTGCCCTTTGAGGTTGTCCGACGGAGCCAGGTAAAGGACCATCTCTGACCAAAACCCGGCCAGCAACTCCCACACTATTTCTTCGCCTCCGGCCACCTCCCCGAGCTGCTTCGCGAGCTTCGCCGCATCCTTGAGCACCTCATGATTCTGTGTAGCGCCCAACATCTCGATCAGCTGTCGGTACCCCGCTTCTGGTGACATGGGCGACACCGGTGTGCCGCTGCCGATGGCGAGGGCTCGGTCAGTGTCcttcttgactttgttgtagaggTACTTGCTACATGCGTCATCATCAGGAAGTAGCTCGGGGCAGGAGGCCACCAGATACGCGCAGTAGTGCGACAGGTGAGTGGCGGCGGTCTTCTTCTCGGAAACAGAAAAAGACCTGCCACCATGCAGTGTTTGCAGAGGAGGATCGTCATCAGGTTGATGGTGCAGATGCCTCATCTCAAGGATGGCCGTGGCGATGTGCCACACAAGTATGGTGTCAGAAGTACCTTTGCCGTTGTTGCAGGCCCAGAGTAGGCTTCGGCCATCTTGGCTCTGGCGTAGGGAAGTTGTGCCTTTGCTTAGACCTTCACTGCTTGTGCTTCTCAGGGCGTCGATGATGCAAGCCTTCACTGCCGTTGGTACTTCAACATTCTTCTTTCGGTCCAGCAAACGAAGGAGGCAGCCAGAGCCAGGTAAGACAAGCAATGAGCTTTGTCTCATTTTGTCGCTCCAATGCCTCATCAACCTGCCGCATCTGCATCGCAACAAAAAGCCAACCCATTTCGGGAGGACGGGAGAGAGCTTCAAGGAGGCACGGCGCACACAGCGGCAGGTGAGAATTACTTTGGTCCAGTTAGAGCATATGTGCGAAGCAATATCCTTGGCCTCAGCAACCGCCACAaacacaaggagtaacagtaccgGCACTACATCAAAATACAAATTTCCAAAATCTTTGTTTACGTCCTGGCTTTTGAGCCAAGCCTGTTGACAATTGTAGATGCAAGTGATTGTGTGCAGTCCCCGCCGATACTCCTTAGTGTTAGGGCTCAAAAAAAATATACTCCACAGGATTCCGAACAGCAATGTGCACCGCTGTGATGATGTCCGTCCCAACAAATATGCAGTAACCCACGCTCAAGAGTGAGATAATCATACTAACTATAACCAACCAGTTATCTGAGTAGGATACTAGGAGTGGTGAATCATAATAATCATGAAGAAAAGAAAGCTCATCTGCAATCATCGCGAAGGCTCTTTCATGTTCACCATCCTTTAGCAAGATGTTCCTGACAAATTTGAATGTCTCTATAGGGATCACATTGGTGAGTTTGTATCTTGCATATCGACACCTGAGCAACTTAAACAATGCAAATGACAAGCATATATCTTTTAGAAACAAGTTTTCTAATTGCCAAACTCTGTCAATGGTCACCAAACCACCCTGTTGAACCTCCTCCAAGTTCTTTCCGAACATGAAACCATGAGGTTGCTTCTCTAGTTTATGTCCGTCCTCACCCATAACTACAAGTGGTGCTGGAGGAGGCACATCCTCCTCACTTGCATGTTGATCGTTTTCTACTTGCAGTTGCTGCATATATCCAACAATAAGACGAGGATTGTGTCCGAGTGCAAAGGATTTCCGGGCCTTTATAAATGCATAACATTTTAATGTCATTTTGGCATAGATAAGAGGAAAGGGTGCGAATAGTCTGAGATAATTAAGTTTACTTTCATTCGGAATTGCTTTGGTGCTGATCACCAGGTAAACTATCCAAATTCCTTGAACAAGAAGTTCGAAGGGAGGGTGTATGCTTCGATCTTCTCTATCATCAGTAGCAACTATGGGGCTTGTATTGATAGCAGAAATCAGAACAAGGCAGATGGATACTATGACCATGTATGTGTGAATGAAGTATGCCCGACAAGTGGCTATCAATTGAGAGGGGATAGTGACATCAAACTCATAGCCAACGGAGCCAAACGCAGAGAGGACATAAGATATGATGGGTAGGAACAAGGTGGTTGCCCCCAGCAAGAGATAGCGGGTGAAGCCATAGTGGCGATAACGGTGACCGTAGGCGCCTATTCCGACCATGACTCCTGCAAGGATGGCGTTGACGAACAGCATCGCCTCCACTCGCCACAACTGCCCTGATATGGAGTCAGAGAACATATCCTCGACCCCATCGGTGCAGTCGGTAAAACAATTGGAAGTCTCCTGGCAGCACTTTAAAAAGGGCTCTATGCAGGTAGAATTGTCCGCCATGACCTGATGATCAGATGTGGACATCAGTATAAATTTTCGGCACATTAAAAAACAGATAATGGAAGCCACTGTTGGCACAGATGCAATTAGAAATGACGCTCTAACGGCAGGCAATTGCGGAGTTCAGCAGGAAATGAATGAAAAGCCATCAAATTAAGGTGCACTCAGCACAGGATGCCGCTATAGCAAGTCAGTAGAGTAATGTACCTTGTGGGTCGTAGGGGTCGATCAAGCGGAGAAGTCGACGCGGACCGCGCGCCGAGTCTTGTTTGTTTATTGTTTGTTATCATCTGCAAAGCATGGGAGACATGGAACTAGTAATATATAGAAACTAGTAAATCCAGAAGCACATTTGTAATGGTCCTGCAGGACCTGTCTTACCATACAATACAAGGGATGCTTATCTTTAtctttttccatttctttccttgGAATATGTTGCTTTCgtttatgtttttttctttttctttatcttcCTTTTTTTTGTCAGTAAATATGTTGCTTTCTCTGTCTCTTTCCTCTGTCCCAAAGCACCCTGTGTGGCTATGTCTTATCTTTATTCGAAATGGTTTTCCGTTGGATCTTTCATGTGTAAGCATGATTACACCATCAACCCATGCATGGCTCAGAACGTGAGCTACCGGTCCATGGACCACTGCTTTGAACAGCAGATCTGTAATGCTCATTTGGAGAGAGAGAAACGTCCGTCGACGGAAGCCATGGCCGGCGAGGGTAGCGCGCCCGGTGAAGGCACTGAGCACATCGAGACACCGACACAATATGCAAAGGTGTTGTTCGTCTCGTCTGGCTGCGATCCGGCCTTCCGGCCCAGCAACTTGGCCGTACAGCAGCTTAAGAGGAGGAGGCTTCGAGGAGGAGAATACATCCACCACATTCCCCGTACGTGTCAGCCACCGGAACAACACTCGTCGCTCTGCCCGTCGCCGGAGCTTTGGCGGCTGTTCCACGACACCTGCGTGGCGTCGGGCCGGGCTCGTGCCTGTTCAGCCTCTCGCCATGTACAACACGGGCTCGAGGTGGCCACAGCAAGCCTCAGCGTCGGGAGTTGCATAGCGCTACAAATTTGCTGGAACACTGGTTGTCCACGTTTGGAACCTCGCAGCACAAACTTAACACCAGTGTTCAATGGGACATTGAACGCGCCAGTGCTTTGCGTACTAATTACTACTGCGACTCTACGAGAAAGCACTAGTTTTAGTTTGTTGAATTTTAGTACATGCAGGACAGCAGGAGGCATGCGGCTGCCGTTGTGGGTTGGGGAGAGGAGGCTGGTGTACGAGGGTTGAACGACCAGGACAACGGGGATTTGGGAAGAGAATGGTCCGTCATAATTCATTTCTTCAAGATTTAAGAATTGACATTCATCATGCTTCAACTTTTATTTACAAATCAGCTCCATCATTTTCACATATTGTTTATATGGTTCCAAGATTACCGTAAAAACATGAACTACTCAAATAGTTCACTACACATGCATGAAGGCACAATTAAAAGGCAGCCCAATTCACAATGTCTGGAAGATATAGCTAACACAAATTCTTCATCAATCTGTATATATGTGGCATAATTTACATTGTATACATGGAACATGAAATACTATACAAGACATAAATTTGTACATAATTTAGATATAAATACAAACTATACTTAATTAAAGTGGATGCGGGCAATTATTTGATATTTGTGTGCATAGGAGGATATGTGGCATAGGACACTCTTTCTATGCCGTGGGGTAAGAAGGCTCCATCGCAAGGCCACACATGCCCCTCTTGTCGGTGATGTCCTTCTCCATTCTTAAATATCCGTTCTCACCCCATGTTGTTCCCCATGAATTCTTCAACAACCAATACTTTGTGCCGTCGCTGGTCTTGCCGTAACCAATAGCTGCAATACCATGGTCTAGGTCAGTGCCACATGAGCCAGTCATCACTCCACCTTTGTAAAACTGGAACGTCATATCTCCTCCATCTACAGCTACTGAGACGGGTTGACTTGCGACGGCTTGCATGAGGGCTCTCTCGTTGTTGGCTGGAACATCCTCATAGCTTTTGATGGTTGCGGCATCATTGGTTCCACCCTTGCACTTGTCATCTGCCGCGGTATAT
Above is a window of Triticum aestivum cultivar Chinese Spring chromosome 6B, IWGSC CS RefSeq v2.1, whole genome shotgun sequence DNA encoding:
- the LOC123134761 gene encoding uncharacterized protein isoform X2, translating into MRHWSDKMRQSSLLVLPGSGCLLRLLDRKKNVEVPTAVKACIIDALRSTSSEGLSKGTTSLRQSQDGRSLLWACNNGKGTSDTILVWHIATAILEMRHLHHQPDDDPPLQTLHGGRSFSVSEKKTAATHLSHYCAYLVASCPELLPDDDACSKYLYNKVKKDTDRALAIGSGTPVSPMSPEAGYRQLIEMLGATQNHEVLKDAAKLAKQLGEVAGGEEIVWELLAGFWSEMVLYLAPSDNLKGHLQAIDRGGELITLLWGLLTHIGIIDRPGDTAASASATGV
- the LOC123134761 gene encoding uncharacterized protein isoform X1, whose product is MADNSTCIEPFLKCCQETSNCFTDCTDGVEDMFSDSISGQLWRVEAMLFVNAILAGVMVGIGAYGHRYRHYGFTRYLLLGATTLFLPIISYVLSAFGSVGYEFDVTIPSQLIATCRAYFIHTYMVIVSICLVLISAINTSPIVATDDREDRSIHPPFELLVQGIWIVYLVISTKAIPNESKLNYLRLFAPFPLIYAKMTLKCYAFIKARKSFALGHNPRLIVGYMQQLQVENDQHASEEDVPPPAPLVVMGEDGHKLEKQPHGFMFGKNLEEVQQGGLVTIDRVWQLENLFLKDICLSFALFKLLRCRYARYKLTNVIPIETFKFVRNILLKDGEHERAFAMIADELSFLHDYYDSPLLVSYSDNWLVIVSMIISLLSVGYCIFVGTDIITAVHIAVRNPVEYIFFEP